The proteins below are encoded in one region of Rhizobium sp. TH2:
- a CDS encoding DNA repair exonuclease, giving the protein MPFRFVHTADLHLDSPLRSLALRNPELADLVGDATRQALISIVDLCLDEQVDALFVAGDLYDGDQTSMKTARFLASQLERLHRAGIHVYKIRGNHDAMSKIARELVMPETVKIFGGHAEVVEIMKGSLPVAIHGLSFAKPHAPESLLSKFKPAVSGAINIGVMHTSLAGSAGHDVYAPCNVLDLHASGFHYWALGHIHQRSQHAGTATVIMPGMPQGRDINEAGAKTVSLVTIADDRTITVEERLTSVAQFERVDIDLTGVSEWRDAALAIESGLSGQRERTASPHLVARLRLQGRTTLAWQLRRDIDLMQTEAEQRGDRIGRTWIEKLELDIRPPVTSVETSAADPVIELGALMRDEVITRSGFRDDIREIVRDLLADLPPESRQFAGQDEAGFERFIDGLLADGTEDITARMKATTDRGES; this is encoded by the coding sequence ATGCCATTCCGTTTCGTCCACACCGCTGATCTTCATCTCGACTCCCCTCTTCGTTCGTTGGCGTTGCGAAACCCTGAGCTTGCCGACCTCGTCGGCGATGCCACGCGCCAGGCACTAATTTCGATCGTCGACCTCTGCCTCGACGAGCAGGTCGATGCACTGTTCGTCGCCGGCGACCTCTACGACGGGGACCAGACCTCGATGAAGACAGCGCGGTTCCTCGCGAGCCAGCTAGAACGGCTGCACCGGGCCGGGATTCACGTCTACAAGATCCGCGGCAACCACGATGCGATGTCGAAAATCGCCAGGGAACTCGTGATGCCGGAAACGGTGAAGATCTTCGGCGGCCATGCCGAGGTGGTCGAGATCATGAAGGGCAGCCTGCCTGTCGCAATCCATGGTCTGAGTTTCGCCAAGCCACATGCGCCAGAATCACTTCTCTCAAAATTCAAACCGGCGGTGTCCGGCGCAATCAATATCGGCGTGATGCATACGAGTCTGGCCGGATCGGCGGGACACGACGTCTATGCGCCCTGCAATGTACTCGACCTTCATGCGTCTGGTTTCCATTACTGGGCGCTGGGCCATATCCATCAGCGAAGCCAGCATGCCGGAACCGCCACAGTCATCATGCCCGGCATGCCGCAGGGCCGCGACATCAACGAGGCCGGTGCCAAGACAGTGTCACTCGTCACCATAGCCGACGACAGGACGATTACCGTCGAGGAGCGGCTGACCAGCGTGGCACAGTTCGAACGCGTCGATATCGACCTCACTGGCGTCAGTGAATGGCGCGATGCTGCCTTAGCGATCGAGTCCGGACTCAGTGGGCAACGTGAAAGGACCGCCTCCCCGCATCTCGTCGCCCGTCTCCGGCTGCAAGGCCGGACGACGCTCGCCTGGCAGCTGCGGCGCGACATCGACCTCATGCAGACCGAGGCCGAGCAGCGCGGCGACCGGATCGGCCGAACCTGGATCGAGAAGCTGGAGCTCGACATCCGGCCGCCGGTGACCAGCGTCGAGACATCGGCAGCCGACCCGGTCATCGAACTCGGCGCCCTGATGCGGGACGAGGTGATCACACGCAGCGGTTTCCGCGATGACATCAGGGAAATCGTGCGAGATCTGCTGGCCGACCTGCCGCCCGAAAGTCGGCAATTCGCAGGGCAGGACGAGGCCGGTTTCGAGCGCTTCATTGACGGACTTCTCGCCGATGGCACTGAAGACATCACCGCCCGGATGAAAGCGACCACCGATCGAGGCGAGAGCTGA
- a CDS encoding AAA family ATPase: MRLSRLDLVRYGKFTDHSIDFGVPRPGTPDLHIVYGLNEAGKSTAFAAYLDLLYDIGQVSNYNFLHPYNTMKVGARLEFDGEEHELARLKLRAGSLVDDRGQSVNEALLAGALGGIGREAYRTMFSLDDQSLKEGGNAIIQSKGELGELLFSASSGLAGLSRSLAAAADEAGTIYKKRSSNTKLAELKRTLESLRAERNAIDTLASAYSTLKLTHEQADAAYGATARELAEAKTRHQELSRLLSALPLALELARLRAEAAEMGDPPRPPAEWFALLPQLLRDETRLQALLESANRSTQQLADEIEAIAIDEKMLSIATHMDGLDQGRVRFLAAEGDLPKRKLALAEQEGILSRLLTDLEQADHAAPEMLLLPASLIGIIRDLIERRSGIEAERVAARRELVRIRESLERLDKEAADRDTAGISDPAHLARIGTALNRLTGSDLAMRLAVEERTLTQKNRDQESRFAELAPWTGDAGALRLIASAEPRQIETWRNQANAVGKRVSDHEARLRDLGTEQALVKARIAVVVAGGPIDDAEAGRLRAERDAAWQAHAATLDAATARTFEAWMRQDDDLSSSRLSRAQELAELRHFRQTEAATEAEIERQRELLAEARAEHDALADRVSGLLPAPLEPEGGALECVAALEAWSVRRSAALAAWRDLQQAEAAVGSLRSELANHGVALATSLAEAEIDVEDQLPVDGLVRVASDVLAASKVDRAAWQAHEKMVADLTRDLAERERDQREAEDAVAAWDREWTGALSQTWLADKIGSIAGVRAILTALGTLPAILKERQDLAQRIAAMERDREQFRTEVASLLVECGHMQSVGDALASANALAERHEIAKRSAQLRADRQADLEKQLDRRRGLEDELVVHNARKNELTNYFGAETLAAVETFLSQAKERDRLEERVATLRGQIADALRVAGFEEAEERLSAVEADALERDAMELGARIEDLTENAKLLYSEMSLARQKLEAVGGDDAVARIEAKRRTIFLEIEELAMRHLTLRAGTLAAEQALHIYREKHRSSMMNRASEAFRLITGGSYSGLATQPDKDKEILIGLSRDGGSKLADAMSTGTQFQLYLALRLAGYEEFAALRPPVPFVADDIMESFDNPRSEEVFRLLGEMAKVGQVIYLTHHWHLCEIARSVVPNVVIHRLP, encoded by the coding sequence ATGCGTCTCAGTAGACTCGACCTCGTGCGCTATGGCAAATTCACCGATCATTCGATCGATTTCGGCGTGCCACGGCCCGGCACGCCGGACCTGCATATCGTCTACGGTCTGAATGAGGCCGGAAAGTCGACAGCCTTCGCCGCCTATCTCGATCTGCTCTACGATATCGGTCAGGTCAGCAATTACAATTTTCTCCATCCTTACAACACCATGAAAGTCGGCGCGCGGCTCGAATTCGATGGCGAGGAACACGAGTTGGCCAGGCTCAAGCTCAGGGCCGGCAGCCTCGTCGACGACCGGGGGCAATCCGTGAACGAGGCGCTGCTGGCAGGCGCGCTCGGCGGCATCGGCCGCGAGGCCTATCGCACCATGTTCTCGCTCGACGACCAGTCGCTGAAGGAAGGCGGCAATGCCATCATCCAGAGCAAGGGCGAGCTCGGCGAACTTTTGTTTTCCGCAAGTTCGGGTCTTGCGGGACTGAGCCGGTCATTGGCGGCAGCCGCCGACGAAGCTGGTACGATCTATAAGAAGCGTTCATCGAACACGAAGCTCGCCGAACTCAAACGCACGCTGGAAAGCCTGAGAGCGGAACGCAATGCCATCGATACGCTGGCGTCCGCTTATTCGACGCTGAAGCTCACCCATGAACAGGCCGATGCCGCCTATGGTGCAACGGCGCGGGAACTGGCCGAAGCCAAGACCCGCCATCAAGAACTGAGCCGCCTCCTGAGCGCCCTTCCCCTGGCTCTCGAGCTCGCTCGCCTACGAGCCGAAGCGGCCGAGATGGGCGACCCGCCGCGGCCGCCGGCTGAATGGTTCGCGCTGCTGCCGCAGCTCTTGCGCGACGAGACACGATTGCAGGCGCTTCTCGAGTCCGCCAACCGCTCGACGCAGCAACTTGCCGACGAGATCGAGGCGATCGCGATAGATGAGAAGATGCTGTCGATTGCCACGCACATGGATGGGCTCGACCAGGGGCGTGTGCGGTTTCTTGCGGCCGAAGGCGACTTGCCGAAGCGCAAGCTGGCTCTGGCTGAGCAGGAAGGCATTCTCTCCCGCCTGCTCACGGACCTGGAACAGGCGGACCATGCGGCGCCGGAGATGCTGTTGCTGCCGGCCTCTTTGATCGGCATCATTCGCGACCTGATCGAACGGCGCTCGGGCATTGAAGCGGAACGAGTCGCGGCCCGGCGCGAGCTCGTGCGGATCCGTGAAAGTCTCGAGAGGCTGGACAAAGAGGCAGCAGATCGGGATACGGCAGGGATTTCCGATCCGGCACATCTCGCCCGCATTGGGACGGCACTTAACCGCCTGACCGGTTCGGACCTCGCGATGCGTCTTGCCGTGGAAGAGCGCACTCTGACACAGAAGAACCGAGACCAAGAGAGCCGGTTCGCGGAGCTCGCACCTTGGACCGGCGACGCCGGAGCCTTACGTCTGATAGCTTCGGCCGAACCACGCCAGATCGAGACATGGCGGAACCAGGCAAATGCTGTCGGCAAGCGGGTATCGGATCACGAGGCCCGGCTGAGGGATCTCGGCACGGAGCAGGCACTTGTCAAGGCACGGATCGCGGTCGTCGTCGCCGGCGGCCCGATCGACGATGCCGAAGCCGGGAGGCTTCGCGCCGAGCGTGACGCGGCGTGGCAGGCACATGCCGCAACCCTCGATGCCGCCACCGCCCGGACATTCGAGGCATGGATGCGACAGGACGATGATCTGTCATCAAGCCGACTGTCGCGCGCACAGGAACTTGCGGAGCTGCGCCACTTCAGGCAAACGGAAGCCGCGACGGAGGCCGAGATCGAACGGCAGCGAGAATTGCTCGCCGAGGCGCGGGCCGAACATGACGCGCTCGCGGATCGGGTCAGCGGCTTGTTGCCCGCACCGTTAGAACCCGAGGGCGGCGCGCTCGAGTGCGTCGCCGCGTTAGAGGCATGGAGTGTTAGACGTTCTGCGGCACTAGCAGCCTGGCGCGACCTGCAACAGGCCGAAGCTGCGGTGGGCTCGCTCCGCTCCGAATTGGCAAACCACGGCGTGGCCCTCGCGACCAGCCTGGCCGAGGCCGAAATCGATGTCGAAGACCAGCTGCCAGTCGATGGCCTCGTGCGGGTCGCGAGCGATGTGCTTGCGGCGAGCAAGGTCGACCGGGCCGCATGGCAGGCGCATGAAAAGATGGTGGCGGACCTCACGCGCGACTTGGCGGAACGCGAGCGCGACCAGCGTGAGGCGGAGGATGCCGTCGCGGCTTGGGATCGGGAATGGACCGGCGCCCTATCGCAAACCTGGCTTGCCGACAAGATCGGCTCGATTGCCGGCGTCCGCGCGATACTGACCGCGCTCGGCACGCTACCCGCGATTCTGAAAGAGCGGCAGGATCTGGCGCAACGCATCGCCGCGATGGAGCGGGACCGGGAGCAGTTCCGGACAGAGGTAGCCAGCCTTCTTGTCGAATGCGGCCATATGCAATCAGTGGGGGACGCACTCGCCTCTGCCAATGCGCTGGCCGAGCGCCATGAGATCGCAAAGCGTTCAGCCCAGCTTCGGGCCGACCGGCAGGCAGACCTGGAAAAGCAATTGGACAGGCGCCGGGGTTTGGAGGACGAGCTTGTCGTTCACAACGCCCGGAAGAATGAGCTGACCAACTATTTCGGTGCGGAGACACTTGCTGCGGTCGAGACATTTCTAAGTCAGGCGAAGGAACGCGACAGGCTGGAGGAGCGGGTTGCCACGCTTCGCGGCCAGATTGCCGACGCGCTGCGGGTGGCCGGCTTCGAAGAGGCGGAGGAGAGGCTCTCTGCTGTTGAGGCCGATGCCCTCGAACGGGATGCAATGGAGCTGGGCGCGCGCATAGAAGATCTCACCGAGAATGCCAAGCTTCTCTATTCCGAGATGTCACTGGCGCGGCAAAAGCTCGAGGCAGTGGGCGGAGACGACGCGGTCGCACGGATCGAAGCCAAACGGCGGACCATTTTTCTCGAAATCGAGGAACTGGCTATGCGCCACCTCACCCTCAGAGCCGGCACGCTCGCCGCCGAGCAGGCGCTGCATATCTATCGCGAGAAGCATCGCAGCTCGATGATGAACCGCGCCTCGGAGGCCTTCCGCCTGATCACCGGTGGCAGCTATTCAGGCTTGGCAACGCAGCCAGACAAGGACAAGGAAATCCTCATCGGCCTATCTCGCGATGGCGGCTCGAAGCTCGCGGATGCTATGTCGACGGGTACGCAGTTTCAGCTTTATCTCGCACTTCGCCTCGCGGGGTACGAGGAATTCGCGGCGCTGCGCCCGCCGGTACCCTTCGTCGCCGATGACATCATGGAGAGCTTCGATAATCCTCGCTCTGAAGAGGTCTTCCGATTGCTGGGCGAGATGGCCAAAGTGGGCCAGGTCATCTACCTCACGCATCATTGGCATCTTTGCGAGATTGCTCGAAGCGTCGTTCCCAATGTGGTCATCCATCGGTTGCCGTGA